A genomic stretch from Sulfurirhabdus autotrophica includes:
- a CDS encoding putative bifunctional diguanylate cyclase/phosphodiesterase: protein MEFKKLQKTELIARLEILTAEVEELQAQAKKVQAVSHDLYVHKIELEVQNQELLEAQQLLSESRDRYADLYDFSPVGYVSLTSAGNIEEINLTAARMLGDERSALLGKPFSLCVEKDSMPIFYAHLQRVFSSQEKMVDNVRLKCKNLAPTEVSMESISIYQGANHTAICRTALIDISQRKALERARFLANFDSLTGLPNRTLLEDRVAQALATAQRNHTQVGVLFLDLDRFKPINDTFGHAVGDMLLQEVANRLMQCVRKVDTVARLGGDEFIVLLPDLNGGEHAVIAVDNILQSMSQLFIIEGHQFKIMPSIGISIYPDDGSDMQTLIRSADAAMYHAKKSPHQHFKFYTPEMNSLALENMTLESKLRLALRQGKLELRYQPQMEIQTGNIIGMEALLRWHDSEFGWVEPCKIIALAEDRGLIEQIFEWVLHTACSQIQLWQKSGLSLVPVAVNVSPIQLNQSGFAQIIINALKETELDPGSLELEITESAVMHNPEFIIEVLSQLKGMGVQLSVDDFGTGFSSLSYLARLPIHKLKIAEPFVRDVITSNEAATIISAIVSLSKKLKLRVIAEGVETAAQLAFLRESGCDEIQGYYLSHPLSAEEYASFVKNKK from the coding sequence TTGGAATTCAAAAAGCTTCAAAAAACAGAATTGATTGCCCGGCTGGAAATACTCACGGCTGAAGTGGAAGAGCTACAGGCGCAGGCTAAAAAAGTGCAGGCGGTTTCTCATGATTTGTATGTACATAAAATTGAACTGGAGGTACAAAATCAGGAACTACTTGAAGCTCAGCAGCTTTTGAGTGAATCCAGAGACCGTTATGCTGATTTGTACGATTTCTCTCCCGTTGGTTATGTCAGTCTTACTTCTGCAGGTAATATAGAAGAAATTAATCTTACCGCTGCCAGGATGCTCGGTGACGAACGTTCGGCTTTGTTGGGAAAACCTTTCAGCTTATGTGTTGAAAAAGACTCTATGCCTATATTTTATGCGCATCTTCAGCGTGTATTTTCATCGCAAGAAAAGATGGTAGATAACGTCCGTTTGAAGTGTAAGAATCTTGCCCCTACAGAAGTCAGCATGGAAAGCATTTCCATTTATCAAGGTGCAAACCACACAGCCATTTGCCGGACAGCATTAATAGACATTTCGCAGCGTAAAGCGCTGGAGCGCGCCCGTTTTCTGGCGAATTTTGACTCTTTAACAGGGTTGCCCAACCGTACCTTGTTGGAAGACAGGGTTGCCCAGGCTTTGGCAACGGCCCAGCGCAATCATACTCAAGTCGGTGTGCTGTTTCTTGATTTGGATCGGTTTAAGCCAATTAACGATACATTTGGTCATGCGGTAGGAGATATGTTGCTGCAAGAGGTTGCGAACAGGCTGATGCAATGTGTGCGTAAAGTAGATACGGTAGCGCGGTTGGGAGGGGATGAGTTCATAGTGCTGTTGCCAGATCTAAATGGCGGTGAGCATGCAGTCATTGCAGTGGACAATATTCTGCAGTCAATGTCGCAGTTATTTATCATTGAAGGACATCAATTCAAAATCATGCCAAGTATTGGTATCAGTATTTACCCGGATGACGGTTCGGATATGCAAACGTTAATCAGAAGTGCTGATGCGGCAATGTATCACGCAAAAAAATCACCTCATCAGCATTTTAAATTTTATACGCCGGAAATGAATTCACTGGCACTAGAAAACATGACTCTGGAATCCAAATTAAGGCTGGCTTTGAGGCAAGGCAAGCTGGAGCTTCGCTATCAACCACAAATGGAAATCCAAACTGGCAACATTATTGGCATGGAAGCGTTGTTACGCTGGCATGACTCGGAATTCGGCTGGGTGGAGCCTTGCAAGATCATTGCCCTTGCAGAAGACAGAGGGCTGATTGAGCAAATATTTGAATGGGTATTGCATACTGCATGCAGCCAGATTCAGTTGTGGCAGAAATCGGGTTTATCTTTGGTACCCGTGGCAGTCAATGTCAGCCCAATACAATTGAATCAAAGTGGTTTTGCGCAGATTATCATCAATGCATTGAAAGAAACGGAGCTGGATCCAGGCAGTCTCGAGCTTGAAATCACGGAAAGCGCTGTGATGCATAATCCCGAGTTCATCATTGAAGTGTTAAGCCAATTAAAAGGAATGGGGGTGCAACTTTCAGTAGACGATTTTGGCACGGGTTTTTCGTCCCTAAGCTATCTGGCTCGCTTGCCAATCCATAAATTAAAAATTGCTGAACCGTTTGTACGGGATGTTATAACCAGTAATGAAGCGGCAACCATTATTTCTGCAATTGTAAGCTTGTCGAAAAAACTGAAATTAAGAGTGATTGCAGAAGGTGTTGAAACCGCAGCGCAATTAGCTTTTCTAAGGGAGAGTGGGTGCGACGAAATTCAAGGGTACTATCTCAGTCACCCGCTATCTGCTGAAGAATATGCAAGCTTTGTAAAAAACAAGAAATAA